A single genomic interval of Chlamydia sp. harbors:
- a CDS encoding small cysteine-rich outer membrane protein, with translation MKKTALLAALCSVVSLSSCCRIVDCCFEDPCAPMKCSPCESKKKEVDGSCNSCNGYVPACKPCGGDVHHEAKQGPQAKGIPADSRCRQ, from the coding sequence ATGAAAAAAACTGCTTTACTCGCTGCTTTGTGCAGTGTTGTTTCCTTAAGTAGTTGTTGTCGTATCGTTGACTGTTGCTTCGAAGATCCATGCGCACCTATGAAATGTTCCCCTTGTGAGTCTAAGAAGAAAGAGGTAGACGGTAGTTGCAACTCTTGTAACGGGTATGTCCCAGCTTGCAAACCTTGCGGGGGAGATGTACATCATGAGGCCAAACAAGGTCCTCAGGCTAAAGGCATTCCAGCTGATAGCAGATGCAGACAATAG